The genomic region TTGTGGCGGGGCGGCGGGCAGGAGGTCGCCCACTCCAGGGAGCGGCCGTAGCCCCACGGGTCGTCGGCCGTGACCCGCTCGCCGTACTTGGCCGTCTTCCAGACGTTGTAGAAGAACGGCAGCATCGACATGCCGAGCAGGAACGAGCTGATCGTCGACACCGTGTTCAGCGTCGTCAGGCCCTCCACCGCCAGGTAGTCGGGGATCCGCCGCTGCATGCCCTCCGTGCCCAGCCAGTGCTGGACGAGGAACGTGCCGTGGAAGCCGATGAACAGCGTCCAGAAGGTGATCTTGCCGAGGCGCTCGTCGAGCATCTTGCCGGTGAACTTCGGCCACCAGAAGTGGAAGCCGGAGAACATCGCGAACACGACCGTCCCGAAGATGACGTAGTGGAAGTGCGCGACGACGAAGTACGAGTCGGAGACGTGGAAGTCGATCGGCGGCGAGGCCAGCAGCACGCCCGTGAGCCCGCCGAACACGAACGTGATGAGGAAGCCGGTGGCCCACAGCATCGGTGTCTCGAAGGACAGCGAGCCCTTCCACATGGTGCCGATCCAGTTGAAGAACTTCACACCGGTCGGGACCGCGATCAGGAAGGTCATGAAGGAGAAGAACGGCAGCAGCACACCGCCGGTGACGTACATGTGGTGCGCCCACACCGTCACGGACAGACCCGCGATCGCGATGGTCGCGCCGATCAGACCCGTGTAACCGAACATCGGCTTGCGGGAGAAGACCGGAATGACCTCGGAGATGATGCCGAAGAACGGTAGCGCGATGATGTACACCTCTGGATGGCCGAAGAACCAGAAGAGGTGTTGCCACAGCAACGCGCCGCCGTTGGCGGAGTCGAAGACGTGGGCACCGAACTTGCGGTCCGCCTCCAGGGCGAACAGGGCCGCGGCCAGGACCGGGAAGGCGAGCAGGACCAGCACACCGGTCAGCAGCACGTTCCAGGTGAAGATCGGCATGCGGAACATCGTCATGCCCGGGGCGCGCATGCAGATGATCGTGGTGATGAAGTTGACCGAGCCGAGGATGGTGCCGAAGCCGGAGAAGGCCAGACCCATGATCC from Streptomyces chartreusis NRRL 3882 harbors:
- the ctaD gene encoding cytochrome c oxidase subunit I, with product MILVASGECDLYLATSFAFFVIGGVMALFMRAELARPGLQIMSNEQFNQAFTMHGTIMLLMFATPLFAGFANWIMPLQIGAPDVAFPRLNMFAYWLYLFGSLIAVGGFLTPQGAADFGWFAYSPLSDAVRSPGIGADMWIMGLAFSGFGTILGSVNFITTIICMRAPGMTMFRMPIFTWNVLLTGVLVLLAFPVLAAALFALEADRKFGAHVFDSANGGALLWQHLFWFFGHPEVYIIALPFFGIISEVIPVFSRKPMFGYTGLIGATIAIAGLSVTVWAHHMYVTGGVLLPFFSFMTFLIAVPTGVKFFNWIGTMWKGSLSFETPMLWATGFLITFVFGGLTGVLLASPPIDFHVSDSYFVVAHFHYVIFGTVVFAMFSGFHFWWPKFTGKMLDERLGKITFWTLFIGFHGTFLVQHWLGTEGMQRRIPDYLAVEGLTTLNTVSTISSFLLGMSMLPFFYNVWKTAKYGERVTADDPWGYGRSLEWATSCPPPRHNFVALPRIRSESPAFDLHRADVAAAERELMHR